A region of the Candidatus Hydrogenedentota bacterium genome:
GCGTGGCCCGCCGCCGGCGGACTGGCGCTTTTCTTTATTGCTCTGGAATGGTTGAAGGCCCAGCGCTCATCGCAGTGGGCCGGATTTCTGGCGCGGGATCTCGTCGGGGCGGGTCTGGCCTTTGTCGCCTATGCTTTCGCCATCATTCTCGTATTTTCAATCCTACGCTTTCTGCTTCATCGCGCCGACGTGACGGGGCGCGCCGTGGAATCAGCGTCGCTCCTTTGCGGTGGCCTGGTCGTGTGGGGACTGCTGAGCGTTCATCGAGAAGAGACCCCCACGCTGGATGATGTCATCGTCGCCACGGCTTTGATCGGGTGCAGCGGGGCGATGACGGTGGGGCAGGGGCGCTGGTGGTCCACGGCGCGCTTCGGCGGACTGCTGATCGCCCTCGGGCTATCGTCGCTCAGCGCGCTTGTGGCTGCGGGGGAGTACGCCCTCTTCCGTCCGGATCGGGCCACGCTGGTGACGATCTATCCGGCACTGTGGTCCTGCATGTCAGCGGTGCTGCTTTTTTCGACACAGATTCTGGCGCCGCGTCCGCGTGCGCTGCTTGCAACCGCGTTCGTAGTGATTGTTTTGCCGCCCGTAAGTACCGGAATCCTGCTGCGCCCGGTCGGGCGGGATGTCGACCGGCCCAACCTCGTGTTCATGGTGGCGGATACGCTTCGGGCCGACTATTGCAGCGCCTATGGCGGCCAGGTGCCCACGCCCAACCTGGAGCGACTGGCGGCGTCGGGCACGCGCTTCGACCGCAGCTATTCGCTGGCGCCCTGGACGCTGCCCTCCATGACGGGGCTGTTGTCGTCCCAGTATCCGCGCTCGCTTACGCCCGGCAGTGGCCACCCCGTGTGGAGTCTACAGATGAACCGTTACGAAGTGGATCTCAGCGAGCCCACGCTGCCCATGCGCCTGGAAGCGGCGGGTTACGTCACGGGTGCGGTAACGGCCAATGCGTTTTTGCCCTCGATTCCCGGCACGATGGAGGGGATCCAGACCCGGGCAAGTTCCCATCCGATTCTTCTAATGGAAGAGGGCTACTTCGCCGCGCTGCCATTTCTGGGGGCGCTGGTGGAGGCGTGGTGTCCGGCCCTGGCCGAGATCCGGCCCCACAATACGACGCGCGATCTGGACCATTACGCGCGGGCCTTCATCAGGCGCCACCGCAACCAGCCTTTCTTCCTCTGGGTGCACTACATCGATCCCCACGCGCCCT
Encoded here:
- a CDS encoding sulfatase-like hydrolase/transferase — translated: MRARLYSVLNLQAWPAAGGLALFFIALEWLKAQRSSQWAGFLARDLVGAGLAFVAYAFAIILVFSILRFLLHRADVTGRAVESASLLCGGLVVWGLLSVHREETPTLDDVIVATALIGCSGAMTVGQGRWWSTARFGGLLIALGLSSLSALVAAGEYALFRPDRATLVTIYPALWSCMSAVLLFSTQILAPRPRALLATAFVVIVLPPVSTGILLRPVGRDVDRPNLVFMVADTLRADYCSAYGGQVPTPNLERLAASGTRFDRSYSLAPWTLPSMTGLLSSQYPRSLTPGSGHPVWSLQMNRYEVDLSEPTLPMRLEAAGYVTGAVTANAFLPSIPGTMEGIQTRASSHPILLMEEGYFAALPFLGALVEAWCPALAEIRPHNTTRDLDHYARAFIRRHRNQPFFLWVHYIDPHAPYDPPESLRRVHEGPWPFFHPYAGGEQWGLPILGKNFAVAEPDRDYVKSLYEGEVAYIDEYAGKILDMLKAEGVAENTYFCFTSDHGEELWDHGQWGHGQALYEEQLHVPLILTGPGIQEQVVSAPVSAIHLIPTLADMLQLPAADAWRGKSLAPLLRGEVDAPPAEPIFAQGTTNKTETPMHTVILGDYKLIRIAGSELVQLYDLAADPDEQRDLAAEQPERVKELSALLDTWLASFPSFFEAEDQPFNEELEQGLEGMGYL